The sequence below is a genomic window from Desulfatirhabdium butyrativorans DSM 18734.
CGATCTCGAAATCCGGCTTGCGGAACTGGTCATCGAGGCATTTCCGGCCATCGAAATGGTCCGGATGGTCAATTCCGGAACGGAGGCCACGATGAGCGCGATCCGCCTCGCCCGCGGATTCACCGGCAGAAATCTCGTCATCAAATTCGACGGGTGCTATCACGGTCACGCCGATTCCCTGCTCGTTGCCGCTGGCTCCGGTGTGGCTACCCTCGGGATTCCCGGAAGCCCGGGCGTTCCCGCAGAGACCGCGGCTCAGACGCTTTCTCTCGCCTACAACGACATCGAGGGGTTCCGGCAGACCATGCGACGCATGGGAGAGCGCATTGCAGCCGTCATCGTCGAGCCTGTCGCAGGCAACATGGGCTTCGTTGCGCCGGTGCCCGGATTTCTGGAGACGCTTCGGGAGGAAACCGAGCGTTACGGCGCGCTGTTCATCGTCGATGAGGTCATGACGGGTTTTCGTGTGGCGCACGGCGGCGCGCAGGCCATTTTCGGCATCCGGCCGGATTTGACGACGCTTGGCAAAATCATCGGCGGCGGGCTTCCGGTTGGCGCCTATGGCGGCAGAAAAGACATCATGATGCACATCGCGCCCAACGGCCCGGTGTATCAGGCAGGCACCCTGTCCGGCAATCCCCTGGCCATGGCGGCAGGCATCGCAACACTGAGCCTCCTGCGATCCGGAGAAATTTACCGCAAGCTGGATGAGCGAACCGAGGCGCTCTGCAATGGCCTTCGCGATGCCGCCGGCAGAGCCGGGATTGCGCTCCAAACCGGGCATATCGGATCGATGGGCGGCTTTTTCTTTACGGATCGGCAGGTGATCGATTTCAAGTCGGCCAAGACCAGCGATCTGGATCGCTATGCCCGGTTCTATCGGGGCATGCTCGATGCCGGGGTGTACCTGGCACCGTCACAGTTCGAGGTGTTTTTCGTTTCCACGGCGCACGAGCCGGGCCACATCGAGGCGACGATCCGTGCGGCGCAAGCCTGCATGCAGGAGCTTGCCCGTGGCTGAAGCCGACATCTTGAACTTCATCCCGGATCGGATCGGGCATGTGCATTTCATTGCCGTATGCGGCACGGCCATGGCTGCCGTGGCATGCCTGATGAAGGAAATGGGGTATCGGGTCAGCGGGTCGGACACCGGTGTCTATCCCCCGATCAGCACGTTTCTGGCGGATCGGGGCATCGAAATCCTTCCGGGATACGAACCTTCCCACCTCGATGACCGGCCGGATCTGGTCGTTGTCGGAAACGCCGTTTCCCGAACCAATGTGGAAGTACTCTGCGCAAGGGCGCTCGGCATTCCCTATTGCTCCATGCCCCAGGCCATCCGGCATTTTGCCATCGGAGACAAACAGGCCCTTGTCGTATGCGGTACCCACGGCAAGACGACGACATCTTCCCTCATCGCCTGGATCCTCCAGGATGCCGGGCTGGATCCCTCATTCATCGTCGGTGGCATCGTGCGGGGTTTCGACAGCAACTACCGCCTCGGGAAAGGCTCCTGCATCGTTCTGGAAGGGGATGAATACGATACGGCCTATTTCGACAAGCATGCCAAATTCCTGCATTATCCGGCATACCGGGCTGTCATCACCAGCATCGAATACGACCATGCCGACATTTTTCCGGACATCGGCAGCATCCGCAGCGCCTTTAGCCATTTTCTGGATCGTGTCCCCCCTGAGGGGCGGGTTTTCGCCTTCGATACCGGCGAGCATCTCGATGCGGTGCTGGCCAAGTTTCCGGGGGATGTCGAGCGTTACGGAACGAAGGCATCTTCGGCCTGGCGGCTGGAAAACCTCCGCAGCGGGACGGAAGGAACGACATTTGATGCCGTGTATCGGGGATCGGTCCTCGGAACATTCGGGTCTCCGCTGATGGGGCGGCACAATGCCTGGAATGCGCTTTCGGCCATTGCGCTCACCTGGAGCCTGGGGCTGCCTGTCCCCGCCATCCAATCCGCCTTGCGTACGTTTCCGGGGGTCAGGCGCAGGCAGGAAGTGCGGGGCGTTGTGAAAGGCATTACCGTGATGGACGATTTCGCCCATCATCCCACCGCCATTCGGGAAACCTTGCAGGCCGTTCGAAGCCGCTATCCGGCGGGCAGATTGATCGCCATTTTCGAGCCGGGCACCCATACAAGCATGCGCGCCGTTTTTCAGGACGTATTCCCGGCGGCCTTCGCCGATGCCGATCTCATCCTGCTGCGCGCGCCGTCCCGGATCGCAAAAGTGCCGGAGGCGGAGCGGATTTCCGTGGAAAAGCTGGTCGCCGATTTGGCATCGATGGGCAAGCCGGTCCGTCTCTTTGCCGATACGCAGGCGGTTGTGGATGAAGCCGTGCGGGTGGCAAAACCCTCCGATGTGCTGCTGGTGATGTCCAACGGCGGATTTGAAAACATCCATGAAAGACTCATGGATGCATTGCGGGGCG
It includes:
- the hemL gene encoding glutamate-1-semialdehyde 2,1-aminomutase, whose protein sequence is MIRKNSKILFDQATPIIPGGVNSPVRACKSVGTEPVFIRKGEGCLLTDEDGNTYIDYVGSWGPLILGHRHPAVVEAIREVLERGTSFGAPVDLEIRLAELVIEAFPAIEMVRMVNSGTEATMSAIRLARGFTGRNLVIKFDGCYHGHADSLLVAAGSGVATLGIPGSPGVPAETAAQTLSLAYNDIEGFRQTMRRMGERIAAVIVEPVAGNMGFVAPVPGFLETLREETERYGALFIVDEVMTGFRVAHGGAQAIFGIRPDLTTLGKIIGGGLPVGAYGGRKDIMMHIAPNGPVYQAGTLSGNPLAMAAGIATLSLLRSGEIYRKLDERTEALCNGLRDAAGRAGIALQTGHIGSMGGFFFTDRQVIDFKSAKTSDLDRYARFYRGMLDAGVYLAPSQFEVFFVSTAHEPGHIEATIRAAQACMQELARG
- the mpl gene encoding UDP-N-acetylmuramate:L-alanyl-gamma-D-glutamyl-meso-diaminopimelate ligase, with amino-acid sequence MAEADILNFIPDRIGHVHFIAVCGTAMAAVACLMKEMGYRVSGSDTGVYPPISTFLADRGIEILPGYEPSHLDDRPDLVVVGNAVSRTNVEVLCARALGIPYCSMPQAIRHFAIGDKQALVVCGTHGKTTTSSLIAWILQDAGLDPSFIVGGIVRGFDSNYRLGKGSCIVLEGDEYDTAYFDKHAKFLHYPAYRAVITSIEYDHADIFPDIGSIRSAFSHFLDRVPPEGRVFAFDTGEHLDAVLAKFPGDVERYGTKASSAWRLENLRSGTEGTTFDAVYRGSVLGTFGSPLMGRHNAWNALSAIALTWSLGLPVPAIQSALRTFPGVRRRQEVRGVVKGITVMDDFAHHPTAIRETLQAVRSRYPAGRLIAIFEPGTHTSMRAVFQDVFPAAFADADLILLRAPSRIAKVPEAERISVEKLVADLASMGKPVRLFADTQAVVDEAVRVAKPSDVLLVMSNGGFENIHERLMDALRGA